GCGAGCACGACGACCGGCAGCGTCAGCGCCGCGCTGACCAGCACTCGCTGCCGATCGGCGTCAGCGCCGTGGTCATGCCCGCCCCCGCCTCCGTCGCCGCCTCCACCGAGATGCCGCTCCTCCCCCGCCGAAAGGCCAGAAATGGCGTGCCGAGAGGTCGATTGTGGCGCCGGCAGCACCGAGTAGCCCGCCGACTCCACGGCCGCGACCAGCTGCTCGCGGGTGATGTCAGGCTCGTGGACGACCGATGCCTTCTCGGTCGCGTAGTTCACGGACGCGGTGACGCCCTCGAGCTTGTTGAGCTTGCGCTCGATCCGGTTCGCGCAGGACGCGCAGGTCATGCCCGCGATCTGCAGGTCGACCCGGTCAGTGGTCATGACCGCTCATCTCACCCATGTCGTCATCACCCATGTCGTGATCGCCCATGTCGCCCTCCGGCGCCGTGCTCGCCTCGGCGTACTTCTCATAGACGAACGTCGCGGAGTGCACGGTCCCCTCAACCTGGAAGTCGAAGTGCAGGACGTAGCGCCCGGGCTCGTCGAACTCGACGTGGAAGCCGATCGGCTGGTCGGTGCCCTCCATCGGGTGGGCGTGCAGGTAATCGAGGTCTTCCGCGCGGATCGCGACGAGATGCCCGCCCGCACCGAGGTAGGGCTCGAGCTGGACAGGCCTGCCCCCACGCTCGACGGTGAAGCTGAGCATGTTCCCGGCCTCTGCGAGCCCGACGGTGAACCCGTCGACGGTGGCCTCGACGTTGGGCGACGCCAGCGGGTCGTGAGGCGGCCGCGACCCGACGGCCTCGAGGTCGGCCGTCAGCACCACGGGCTCGGCACCGCTCGGCTGCGTGTCGGCGTACATCCGCCAGGAACCCGGCCCGAGGTCGAGCGCGATGGTCCACACACCGTCATCGCCCAGCTTCGGGTGGACGTGCTGGTAGATCCGCGGGTCCAGCTTGTCGACCAGGATCAGGTGCAGGTCGCGCTCGTGCCGCTCGTCGTACGCCGTGACGGCCTTGCCGTCGCCGTCGAGCACCTCGAAGCGGAGAGTACGCCGACCGGCCGGCGCCGCGGCGTCGCCGACAACCTCGACCTCGAACTCATCCGCCTCCGCCTCCGCCGAGGACGCGTCGTGCTGGTGCGCGGGAGCTGGCGTCGGTTCGTCGAGATCGATCACCTGGCCCGCGAGGAACGCCACCAGGAAGACCCCGACGACGATGAACGGGAAGGCCGCGACCCTGATCCGCGCCCTCATGCGAGCACGTAGCCGGCCTCGCGGACAGCAGCGTCCACGGCGGCGCGATCGAGGGGGTCCTCGCTGGTGACGGTGACCAGCCCGGAGTCCAGGGTGATCGCTACGTCGGTGACGCCGGCGATCTCCTGGATCTCCTCGGTCACGGAGGCGACGCAGTGGCCGCACGTCATCCCGGTCACGGTCCAGGTGGTGGTGTTGCTCATCGTTGTTCTCCTTGGTTTCCGAGATCCGTCACGACCGCACGAGGCGGGCGATCGCGTCGGAGGCTTCCTTGACCTTGATGGCGGCTTCGCGGTCGCCGGCGCGCGCGGCGTTCACCACGCAGTGACCGAGGTGCTCCTCGAGCAGGCCCAGCGAGACCGCCTGCAGCCCCTTCGTGACCGCACTGACCTGCGTGAGGATGTCGATGCAGTACTGCTCCTCCTCGACCATCCGCTGCAGGCCCCGGACCTGGCCCTCGATCCGCCGCAGACGCTTGAGGTAGTCGTCCTTGTTCCCGATGTAGCCGTGCCCGGTGTGCTCAGTCATGCATCTACCCTACCCCCCTAGGGTATAAATGCAAGGGCGCGAGACAACGACGTACGCCGTGCAGGGCGGGTCAGGGCTGCGGGACCTCGGGAGCTGCGATGCCGAGAATGGCGTCGATCTGCTCCTGGCTGAGCGGCCCGGCGGACTCGCTCGCGGCGATGATCAGGTTGGTGGTGATCTCCACCTCGCGCAGGAGGTCGGTGTCCTCAAGCGTCACGTCGAACTGATCAGCCATGCCGGATCGCCTCCCTCCTCGTCGAGCACTGTGCACGAACTTCCCCAAGGACATCGTGCCCTCAGAAACGTCCGGAGGCGACCACTTCGTAAAAATGGCCCAGACGCGCCGATGCCCCAGACCTGAGGTCTGGGGCATCGGTTCGACTGGGTGCAGTCGGTGTCTGTTCTCAGACGGGGCGAACGTTCTCCGCCTGCGGGCCCTTCGGACCCTGCGTGACGTCGAACTCGACCTTCTGGTTCTCGTCCAGCGACTTGTAGCCGTTGGTCTGGATCGCCGAGTAGTGCACGAAGACGTCGTCGCCGCCGTCTTCCTGCGCAATGAAGCCGAAGCCCTTTTCGGCGTTGAACCACTTAACGGTGCCCTGAGCCATGATGCTCTTCTTTCGTAATATCGGAGCAGGCCGCCAGTTCGGCAACCTCACAACACGTGCGGTGACACGTCGCTCCGACTCGAAGATCTGGCAGAACCCGAAGAAGAAACGCCGTTGGATCACAAACTCCGCGGGCGTCAACCTGCTGGAACTTGCACCTGTTGCACTCCAAAGCGTAGCAACCAGAGCCCCGAAGGGCGCCCCCCGACGGTGAACTCTCTGGAACGAAGTTGTTACGGCGAGATCAACCCCTGCCGCCGCGTCCGAATCGTCCCGCGCCGTACACTCGCGGCGTGCTCGACCGACGGTCGACGCGGGCCCTTAGCTCAATTGGCAGAGCATCGGACTTTTAATCCGCGGGTTGTGGGTTCGAGTCCCACAGGGCCTACGCAACAGTCAGACGGGCGGCGTGACTAGGATTCGCGCCAATGACACGGGGCAAGCTTTCCTCCAGGGAGAACCGATGACCGAGCCCGGCGCGACAACGTTCGCCAAGCTCCTCCGACAGCACATCGAGACCGGCGTCATCAAGCCGGACGACAGCGTGCTCGTGCAGTTTGCCGGCGAGTTCGACCAGAAGGTGTGCGCCGCTGTCGGCCTGACCAACTGCAACTTCGCGAACATCGCACCCGAGAGCCAGAGCGTCGGCGAGTTCACCGAGGCCGCGTTCATGGACGCACACAAGATGCCGTACGACGATGGCTCGTTCGACCACGTGATCGGCCACTCGGGACTGCACCACTGCTCGCGCCCGCACGAGGCGCTGCACGAGATGTACCGGCTCGCGCGCAAGACGGTGCTCTTCGTGGAGAACCAGGACTCGATCATGATGCGCGCGGCCACCAAGGCTGGCGTGGTCACCTGGCACGAGCTGGCCGCCGTCATCGACGGCGACTTCAAGGACGGCGGCGTCGACGGCACCGGCGTACCCAACTTCGTCTACCGCTGGACCCGCCGCGAGGTCCGCAAGGCCGTCGCGTCGTACGACCCGGCGTACCACGTCCCGCTGGAGATCCACGCGGAGTGGAACCTCGGCACCGGACGGGTCGCCTCCGCGGTGCTCCAGAAGAAGCTGCACCTCAGCGACCAGAACGCCGAGAAGACGTTCCTGTGGGGACAGAAGGCGTTCAACAAGGTGTTCGGCCGGCAGGGCAACATCTTCGCCGTCACGATCCGCAAGGACCTGAAGGTCCTCCATGCCTGGATGGCCTCGCCGACCGAGATGGAACGTCCCTGACCGACGTCTCGCCGCACGCGCCACACGCGTCCCGCGGAATTGCTCGCGGTGACCTGCGTAACGTGCGACATTCGCGGTAGTTTCGTAAGTCATGGAGCCCAAGACACCCGAGCCCGGGGACGCGCAGGCGTCACCGGAGGGCAAGGTGTCGCAAAGCAACGCACGCAGGAGAGGGAACGAGGACGCCGTGTCGGCTGAGACCAGCGAGCCCACGCCAGAGGTGGACGTCGCAGACGCCATCGTCATGGCGATGGCGCAGCAGGCGGTCGACGACAACCAGGACCTCGCCCCGCGGATGCCCCCGACGCGTGCCGCACGCTGGCGCAAGGGCCGCTCAGGTGCGGAGCAGGACCCCGAGCCGGAGCTGCCCAAGCTCCCCTGGGTCCCCGTTGACGTGCCGCTCCCCGACATCGACATCAGCGCCGCGCTGGGCGGCCGCATCGGCGACGACGCGGTGTTCCACCAGACGCGCAAGGGCTTCATCGAGGCGGAGGAGGCCGAGCCCACCCCCGAGCCGGACCCTGAGCTCGAGCAGCCGGCCGACGTCGAGTCCGACACCTCGGCGACCGTTCCCGCAGATCACCGCGGTGGCCGCCGCTGGCGTCGTGGCGCCCCGGACCCGAAGGATGCGGCCTCCGGCGCGGCTGCGGGCCTCCCCGACGCCCCCGAGATCCCGGCCGCGTTCCTGAAGCCTGCGTCGATCAACGACGATGTCGACACGATGCGCAGGGCCGCGGTTGCCCGCGCCACGCAGGGCCTCGCCGCCGCCGCCGAGCGCGCAGCCGCCGAGCAGGAAGGTGCTGCCCGCGCCGCTGCCGAGAAGGCCGCCCGCGACATGGCAGCTGCCGAGATGGCAGCCGAGGCCGAGCGCGTCGCTGCTGCCCGCCTCGCCCAGGAGCAGCGTGCACTGGAGAGCGCAGCCGCTGCAGAGCGCGCAGCCGCCAGCCGTGCCGCGCGTGAGGAGGCAGCCGCCGCTGAGCGGCTCACTGCCGAACGCGCAGCTGCCGAGCGGGCCATCGAAGCCGAGCAGCAGGCCGCTGCGCGCGCCGAAGCCGAGCGGCGTGCCGCTGAGCAGGCAGCCGTCGCCGAGCGCGAGGCCAACGAGCGGGCACTCGCCGAGCGCGCCGCCGCCGAGCAGGCCACGATCGCCGCCCAGGCCGCCGCTGACCGCACCGCCGCTGACCTTTCCGCCCAGAACCGCGCCCGGCTGGCCGAGGAGGCCTCGGAAGCCCGTGTCATTGCCGAGCGCGATGTCGCCGACCAGCTCGCAGCCGAGCGTGCGGCCGCCGAGCAACGTGCGGCTGCCGAGGCAGCTGCCGCCGCCCTCGCGGGCGAGGCGGAGCGGCTCGCCGCCGAACGTGTGGCCGCCGAACGCCGCGCCGCGGGTCACGCCGCCGAGGCCGAGCGGCTCGCCGAGCAACGGATCGCCGCCGAACGCATCGCAGCCGAGCACGCAGCGGAGATCCAGCGCCTCGCTGGCGAGCGCCTGACCGCAGAGCGCGCTGCCCGCCAGCGTGCCAACGAGGCCGAGCAGTTCGCGGCCGTTCGTCTCGAGGCCGAGCGTCGCGCCGCCGAGGAGGCCGCCCTCGCCGAGGAGGCCGCCACCGCCCGTCGACTGGCCGAGGAGCAGGCGCGGCTGGACGTCCAGCGCCGCGTCGCCGAGGAGAACGA
This genomic interval from Nocardioides cavernaquae contains the following:
- a CDS encoding cold-shock protein; translated protein: MAQGTVKWFNAEKGFGFIAQEDGGDDVFVHYSAIQTNGYKSLDENQKVEFDVTQGPKGPQAENVRPV
- a CDS encoding class I SAM-dependent methyltransferase gives rise to the protein MTEPGATTFAKLLRQHIETGVIKPDDSVLVQFAGEFDQKVCAAVGLTNCNFANIAPESQSVGEFTEAAFMDAHKMPYDDGSFDHVIGHSGLHHCSRPHEALHEMYRLARKTVLFVENQDSIMMRAATKAGVVTWHELAAVIDGDFKDGGVDGTGVPNFVYRWTRREVRKAVASYDPAYHVPLEIHAEWNLGTGRVASAVLQKKLHLSDQNAEKTFLWGQKAFNKVFGRQGNIFAVTIRKDLKVLHAWMASPTEMERP
- a CDS encoding metal-sensitive transcriptional regulator, whose protein sequence is MTEHTGHGYIGNKDDYLKRLRRIEGQVRGLQRMVEEEQYCIDILTQVSAVTKGLQAVSLGLLEEHLGHCVVNAARAGDREAAIKVKEASDAIARLVRS
- a CDS encoding heavy-metal-associated domain-containing protein, with amino-acid sequence MSNTTTWTVTGMTCGHCVASVTEEIQEIAGVTDVAITLDSGLVTVTSEDPLDRAAVDAAVREAGYVLA